In Sphingobium sp. B2D3C, a genomic segment contains:
- a CDS encoding M48 family metallopeptidase: MSTARSEHRLTLADGAALSVVVMRHGRARRMKLRFDELGDRALLTIPPRASLPRALDWVRAQGEWIEGQRGRNGGLVTLADGALVPFEGTPLRIVATGARTRQVRAEQGELLVGGPVDLAGARALRWLKTHARTALTTETQALATRHGLPLRQVAIGDPRARWGSCSVDGNIRYSWRLILAPPHVRLATVAHEVAHLEHMHHGPEFHALVRAISPVCPDAARAWLRAEGRSLHRYTA, encoded by the coding sequence TTGTCGACCGCGCGCTCTGAGCACAGACTGACGCTGGCGGACGGGGCGGCGCTGTCCGTCGTCGTAATGCGCCACGGGCGAGCGCGGCGGATGAAGCTGCGGTTCGATGAGCTGGGCGACCGGGCCCTGCTGACCATTCCCCCGCGTGCCTCCCTGCCGCGCGCCTTGGACTGGGTCCGGGCACAAGGGGAGTGGATCGAGGGGCAGCGGGGCCGCAATGGCGGGCTTGTCACGCTGGCCGATGGCGCGCTCGTGCCCTTTGAAGGCACGCCGCTGCGCATCGTTGCGACCGGCGCGCGTACCCGGCAGGTGCGGGCAGAGCAAGGCGAGCTACTGGTGGGCGGACCGGTCGATCTGGCGGGTGCACGGGCGCTGCGCTGGCTCAAAACGCACGCGCGCACGGCACTGACGACCGAAACGCAGGCCCTCGCGACCCGGCACGGCCTGCCGCTGCGTCAGGTGGCAATTGGCGATCCCCGCGCGCGTTGGGGTAGTTGCTCGGTGGATGGCAACATCCGCTACAGTTGGCGGCTGATTCTGGCGCCCCCGCATGTGCGGCTGGCCACCGTGGCGCACGAGGTCGCGCATCTGGAGCATATGCACCACGGCCCTGAATTCCATGCGCTGGTGCGCGCGATTTCACCGGTGTGCCCGGATGCGGCCCGCGCCTGGCTGCGCGCTGAAGGGCGTAGCCTGCATCGCTATACCGCCTGA